In Gopherus flavomarginatus isolate rGopFla2 chromosome 1, rGopFla2.mat.asm, whole genome shotgun sequence, a single genomic region encodes these proteins:
- the MGP gene encoding matrix Gla protein, with translation MRTLILLTLLAVLMVAAFCYESHESMESHEFVNPFINRRNANDFMRSQPRRNFLVQERIRERNKTPQERQREICEDYNPCERYAMRHGYIAAYKRYFGQRRSKFE, from the exons ATGCGGACCCTCATCCTCCTCACGCTCCTGGCTGTTTTGATGGTGGCAGCTTTCTGCTATG AGTCTCACGAGAGTATGGAATCCCACGAGTTTGTCA ATCCCTTCATTAACAGACGAAATGCCAACGACTTCATGAGATCTCAGCCGAGACGAAACTTCttggtgcaggagag GATCAGAGAACGCAATAAGACCCCCCAGGAACGCCAGCGAGAGATCTGCGAGGACTACAACCCCTGTGAGCGCTATGCCATGCGCCATGGCTACATCGCTGCCTATAAGCGCTACTTTGGGCAGCGGAGGAGCAAGTTCGAGTAA